GCAATGGCGTCCCAATCTGCTTCCCCTCGATACATTTGTTCCAGGGTACGGCCATGCAGGGAGATCACGGCTGGCTGCTCCATGAGGAGATGTTCGATCCACCGATCGACGACGACGACGTCGTAGCCGAGGCGTGTCTTGACAGACAAAGGAATCGTCCGACGGACAAGCGGGCGAGCGTTCTGCCGCTGCTCGTTCATCCGCTCGAAGGCCGCCACTCTACTCTGCTTGAGTCCCGCACCCTCCAGGGTCTGACCGGCCGCCCAATCGGCAATCCCTCGTCGAGCGGCCTGCATGATCGCATGGGCCACATCCGGCGTTCGAATCAGCCCCGCGCCTGAGCCGGATGAGGCGACACTGCGCGAGGGGCAACCCATGTTGATATCCAATCCGTCGAACCCCAACTCACAGACTGCATGGGCAGCCTGATAGAAGAGGTCAGGGTCTTTCCCATAGAGCTGCGCGACGATCGGTCGTTCCGCCTCGTGATAGATGAGGGAATCCAACAAAAACTCCGGCCCACGGCAGACGTCATGCACATGCGTGAACTCCGTGAAGGAGACATCTGCATTGCCGTGTATCGCCACGGTATGGCGGAACGTGGCATCGGTGACCCCGTCCATTGGCGCCATCCCGATAACCGGTCCCGTGAGCGATTGCCAAAAGCTCATGCGGATGGCTCCATCTCCATCGCTCGTTCTCCTACTTCATTCGCCTGCGCATAGGCCAGCCGCAACTGATCGCCTTCCTGTTGGGCAGAGATCCGTACGTCCGGCGCAGATTCCGTCACAAATTCGAGAAACCGGTCGATCTTCAGGAGGAAGAAGTCATAGGACTGCGTGAGTGGGCGTGGCGCGCGAAACCAGAAGGCCACAAACTCAGTGAGGCAGACACCCCGCTCCGCGAGCACCTTACAGGTCTGGGGAAACATCTCGACGAGGTCTCCCCCCCAATGGAGAATCTCGTGGGGCAGATAGGACGTCCGATAGGATGTGAGCCCTGCCTGATCCGCGGCCACGTCCTGCCATTCCTGACCTGTGGCGGGGATTTGTCCTGAGATGATTTGCGCATAACGCGCATAGTCGTCACGCAACTGTTGTCGGTCAGACTCGCTCATCGGCTTCGGAACTGAACATGAAGGACGCACCCCGGCGATCGGCCATGCAGCGGCCATTCCTCGGGCCATCGCCTGCTGAACGACGGGTGAGAAACGCCGAACGGCCTCCGCATATTCCTCCACAATCATCTCGATCGGCTTCGTATCCACTTCAAGCGCCACCGCCCTGAGGCTCACGAGGTTCGGATGGGCCAGAACCTGTTCGAGTATGGTGAAGAGGATCGAGGGAATCGGCGCAGCATGGGCGTCGATCCATTCAGGAAGCCCCTCCGCCCCCTCAGGTCCATCACTCGACTCATGGCAGGCCAACCCGGCCACGTGGATCTCGACCACCCGCTCCAGAGGAAATTCGTCGAGGAACTCCTTCGCGAATTGGGCAAGAGACGTTCGTCGACGGGCAGCCGTATAGCGATAGACCGTCCAGAGGTGCCCGATATCCAACACGAGACCGCAGGGCACTCGCGCGGTGACGAGCCGGAAAAAGTGAGGGAT
The sequence above is a segment of the Nitrospirota bacterium genome. Coding sequences within it:
- a CDS encoding tRNA-dihydrouridine synthase — encoded protein: MSFWQSLTGPVIGMAPMDGVTDATFRHTVAIHGNADVSFTEFTHVHDVCRGPEFLLDSLIYHEAERPIVAQLYGKDPDLFYQAAHAVCELGFDGLDINMGCPSRSVASSGSGAGLIRTPDVAHAIMQAARRGIADWAAGQTLEGAGLKQSRVAAFERMNEQRQNARPLVRRTIPLSVKTRLGYDVVVVDRWIEHLLMEQPAVISLHGRTLEQMYRGEADWDAIARAAEIARGSGTLLFGNGDVHSLQDVVRRVRDTGVDGVLVGRAVLGAPWFFRQKEDARILLQQQLPGRGPEPVVPPLDVRFEMLLDHARRFEAVSGTGQFRRMRKHLGWYCKGFPHAASLRANMVRVSSVADVEQVLADFRMTCMNLEEGPEQISLEPLASIEPSSAL
- a CDS encoding DUF692 family protein translates to MVDHDLVFQDFHRRLRPISPQGMGLSVDVYSPDVFELVTGLKERGLRPGYLEVFKATTTALATVRQALPEMSLAYHGEGLWITQPDVQASPFFQQDVGEMVTQLNSIQSLWLNHECAMKQMAGYSFGTYVPPLYTPLSAEVVADNIATIQGTIDRQGRRVDGTSPLFLLEMPPLTYFSPGTIPIPHFFRLVTARVPCGLVLDIGHLWTVYRYTAARRRTSLAQFAKEFLDEFPLERVVEIHVAGLACHESSDGPEGAEGLPEWIDAHAAPIPSILFTILEQVLAHPNLVSLRAVALEVDTKPIEMIVEEYAEAVRRFSPVVQQAMARGMAAAWPIAGVRPSCSVPKPMSESDRQQLRDDYARYAQIISGQIPATGQEWQDVAADQAGLTSYRTSYLPHEILHWGGDLVEMFPQTCKVLAERGVCLTEFVAFWFRAPRPLTQSYDFFLLKIDRFLEFVTESAPDVRISAQQEGDQLRLAYAQANEVGERAMEMEPSA